The genomic DNA CTGGGCATGAATTTCTTTTGAAAAATAATCAGTATGTTAGCTTTCTTGGGACGCTGTACAAGTATGTTGTATTACGTTGATGCTATTATCCAAGTACTCTGATGTACGGATTTTATATGTATTAAATAAAGTATGTTATCATCTCTGGAATTTTTAACTAGTCTCTTTAATTAAAACATTATAAGGAGAACAGCAATGTACCGCAAGCTATTTATAATAGGGTTATCTTTGATACTTATAATAATATTAAGTGTTCTTATTATATTCGATGAGAGTACGTCTAATAATTTAGTTAACAAAATAAATACTGTAGAAGACCGCTGGGTTAATTATAAAGGTACTTCAGAAAATAATAAGGCAATGATGCAGTCGCAGTTCATTCTGTATAATCCAGAAAAAGATTATGAAATCAGCCGTGACACTTATGTATCTTATTTCAATGGTGAAGACTTTATCAAAACAGAGCTCTATGAAGATACACCTGAGATGCTTAATACAGTTGAAGAGGCTGATGGTATAATACTCAGCTTTAATAAAAATAATAAAAACGGCATGCAGCTCGTTGAAATTGATTAATATTAAATGCGGAGGCACTCATGAATATTAAAATTGCAATTCCTTTACTTGTTATTCTTGCTCTTACATTTATAGCAATTTTAATAGAAAGTTTTATACCCGGAGAGTCTGACACGCCTGAAGACAGCGATGTGATTGTGACTCTCGGCGGCGGTGACCAAGGCAGAGTGAAGGAGGCTGCTGATTTATATCAGTCAGGCTATGCCGATAAGGTGTTGATTACCCCAGCAGGTGACAGATACAATGCTGAAGAACTTACATCTATCGTTCGCCATTACGGTGTCGAAGAGGAAGATGTAATCGTTGATACTGAATCTACAAGCACATATTCAAACGCAGAAAGAACTCTAGAAATTATGGACGATAATAATTTTGAGTCCGCAATGATTGTTACTAGTGATTACCATCTTAAAAGAGCCAAACTAGCCTTTGAACGGCTCAATGATAATGACAAGACCTTTAACTATATCTCCGCTTCAAATTTAGAAGGTAAAAAAGGACTCGATAGAGAAGACGCTTTTTCCCATTGGATTAGAGAGTTTATAAAAATATGGGGCTACCGCTTCGGCTTATATAATCTCTTTGGTTAACAGTTAGACAGGCAGCAGTATTATGCTATTATTTAACTGTTACTTACTTTAAACAGAAAAGGGGAACATCAATGAAAACCAAATTGTCTTTTATGAGTTTACTAGTGGGAATTATGCTTTTATCAGCGTGCAGCGGCGGTTCAGATGATAATCTGATGGATATGGGCTCGCTCACTGAAGGCAGCTGGATGGGCTACAATGGTGAAGCTGTTGAAAATGAAGAAATGATGACTACTGATTATATTGACTACGATCCATCTAATACTTATGAGATTAACCGTTCAAGCTACGTATCTTATTTTAACGGGGAAGATTTTATTGAAACGATTCAATACAGCGGAGAGCCGCCGATGACACTGAATACTGTAGAAGAAGCGGACCGCATTATGGTGAGTTTCAATCAGTACAATGAAGATTCTATTAATTTAACAACCGCAGAATAACAGAAAACCGTGAGAGGATATCTCACGGTTTTTATTTACACTAATTTTACTTCTGTAAAACTGTATCTAAATACTGGCTTGTTATACTGCAGGTAACAATACAGATGAGGTGAGTACTGTTATGTCTTATGAAAATAAAACACTAATTGTCTACCTTGACGGCGATTATCGCCGCTTTAAAGCAGTCGCAGATCTTTATCAGAAATTTGATTACGGCAAGGCGCATATCCTAATTACATCATTTAATGATGACAACGAACTCCGCGGTACGAAAGATCTTTTAAACCCCAGCTACGACTATATAGACGAATGTCATATCCTCACAGAATACTTCTCAACGACCACCTACAACAACGCAGTGGAAATTCAGCAGATCCTCAAAAGGCTTAATTACGGTCAAGTTATCGGAGTTACGAGCTAATACCATAAATTTCGCACCGAATTGATTTTTAATAATGTATTTGAACAGAATAATAAATTGAAATTCTTAGGTGTTAATCCTCAGACAACGATAGTGGAATATTTGTCAGAAGCGGCGAAGCTCATACTTTATCTGATGAAAAATTATAAGTTCTATACGAAAGATAAGCTGTTGTACAGCAAGAGCAGATACCGCAGAGTATCGCGCTTGAGATATCAGTAACAAAATCTCTCTGAATAGGCTAAAAATATAGTCCCATATGTTAAACTATTACTAATAACATAAAGAAAAGAATAGGGGATTACATGAAGAGCTATAAAGAAACTAAAGAAGAATTATTAAAAGCAACAGACTATAAAAGCTTCACATACCGAATGACACGCATTCCGGAAATGATTGAAGATCAGTCTAAAAAACTGGACGATATTCTTGCTCAATTTAAAGAAGAAGGTTTTAACCACTTATCAGTCGTTGAACTGTGCCGTGCTTTTATCAGAATAGATTTAATCAGGCTGTCACTGATGCAGTGTACACACGGTGTAATGACTGCAGATAAAAAAGTCCAGTATCCTACTGAGCTGGAAGTACTTGAAAGATTCACTCTTGAAAAAATCACACAGGATTTCTATCCTTTAGATCTTCCTAAAGAGCTTGAAGAGAAGAACCAGGAAATGCGCGAACAGTTAATTAAGTTAACTAAAGAACTTGAACCGCTGTTAAGACTCGTAGAGCAGAATACAGGCGATATGAACGAGACGCTTCAAGTTGTTGCTACTCAGGTTCAAAAGAGCAACAACCATGTCTTAAGTAAGATTTACGACGATGTTTTCTATACAACAGTACTTGACTACAACATCGACAATGCATTTGAAAATGCATGGAAGAACAATTTAATCCAGTCACCGCTGGTATCATTCTATTCAATGTTTACATTGTCGTTCTACGACGATATGTTTAAAGATCAGCTGGTTTAATATTAATCAGGGCGTACTTATTAATTTAAAGTACGCTTTTTTTATTCTATAAAACTAAAATGACTAATTTCTATGAAACATGGGTATTTACCTATTAATAAATACTTTACTGAAAGTGAGTGATAGTAATGGTTGTATGTCAAAACTGCGGTGAATCAGTACTGGAAGATACAAGAGTATGTCCGGCGTGCGGGGAGTTTATCCGAGAAGATGAAAATTATACTGATACTAACGGACTGATTCAGGAACGAGCACCGGAAGAGGAGTTCTTAAATGGGCCTGGTAAGGATAATAAGATAGAAGATATGCCGGAAGAGAATTATCCGGAAGATGAGCTGAATAAACAGCAGAAAAAAGAGCGCAGTGATTTTGGGCGTAGTGACGATAAATAGTGATTATACTTCACGTTAATACCGGGAAGTTTTTTTCTCATTCTGAAATGACTAGATATCTCACAAAGGGGTATTTGTAGTAAGAGAATATTAACAGAAAAGAGGGTTTACTATATGGATGCGTGTCAAAATTGCGGTGTGAAAATCGCCGAAGAAACCGATATCTGCCCCAACTGCGGAGCATATACTTATGGCGGAGAACAAGCCGAAGATGTCGAAGACAGAATAGAGAACGTGGCAGTGGAAGAAGAAATTCTGGACGGTCCTGTGTCGTTCAATGAACCGATAGAAAATCTTCCCGACGAAACATATCTGGATGACGAGGTGGATGATTTGGAACTTGAAGCGGAACGCAGAAAGTTCGGTAAATCAACTGAATAACAATTGAATTGATATCCTCTCCGGCACAGCAGGAGAGGATTCTTTTTTTTACAGTGCATCTATTTGAATTCATACCTCAGTTATATATAATGAATAACATCATACAAGGTTTATGAAAGGTGGGACAGGAATGAATGAAAGTTTAAACATGCTTGTACTGAACAGTACAGAGGCTCCGGGAATCAACTGGGTAATGGTTATTGCAGGTGTTCTGCTGCTTGGTTTAAGTCTGCTTATGTTTTTTAAGCTGAGGAAATAATATATTTAATCAGTTTTACATAGAGTTCTCACCTGGACTCATTCATGGTTCCGGGGTTTTATCATTTGTAATGTTACTGTTAAGGTCAGACGGATGTTTTTAACTAATGTATTATCCGCGTTATAATGAAGGTAACTACAGTGAATGGAGAGAGTTTAATGATAGATATTCATAATCACTTATTAATAAATGTGGACGATGGTCCTAAGTCATCTGAAGAAACATTGAATTTACTCAACCAGGCAGTTGAACAGGGGATTACTGATATTATTGTGACACCGCACCATCACAGCGGATCGTACCTCACACCGGCTGATGTTGTAAAACAGAAGCTTCATGAAGTTGAAAGTATTATTAAAGATAACAATATACCGGTTAATGTGCATCCCGGACAGGAGATTCGAATTAACGATGTGTTAATTGACGAACTCCGAAGCGGGGAGTCACTGACGCTTGCGGGCAGTAATTACATTCTTGTAGAGTTTTCATTTACCGAGTTGCATGAAGATGTCGATGAAGTGTTTACGGCACTGCGTGAACTTGGTCTGACACCGATTATTGCGCACCCGGAACGTTGCCGCCCGCTCGTCCAGAATGAGCAGATCCTTGCGCGTTTAATTAAAGACGGTGCGCTGGCACAGGTGACCGCTGCGTCTGTATGCGGGGAGTTCGGCAGTGATCTGCAGGCGAATTCACTTGATTTAATAGAAAAAGGGCTGATTCACATAGTGGCAAGTGATGCCCATCATGCAGAATACCGCCCGTTTATGTCTAAAGAAGCTTTTGAAATTATTGAGAACGAACTGGGAGGCTCTTATGTTGAAAAAATGAAACAGACTGCCAAAAACGTACTGGATAATAAACAGTAATTATTTTTGTTCTTTATTGCTCTGTTTGACTTTGAAATAGTCTCCACCTTTTTTAGCTGTATCATCGGTACCCCAATCTCTCAGGTTTTTAGTATCGACGAGGTGGGGGATATGTTTGGAACAGTGAATATACGCTTCATGTACTGTGACGACCACCCAGCGTTCCGCACGCTCATCAGTTACACCCGGTGCAATCTCATGAATGTGTTCATTTTCTATAATTTCAGCAGCACCGTTTATATGAAGACCGATCTGCTCATTAAAGAAATCAATCATTAAGAGACCGATATGCGGGTTTTCGATTATGTTACCAAGAGATGCCATCACGCCGTTGCCGCGGTATTCCGGATACATTACACGGGTTTCATCAATCACGTGTATAAAACTCTGTTCTCCGGCCTTAAATGATGAATCACAATTGCCGTTTTTATCACTTGTTGCGATAAATAACATTGTCTGTTCTTTAATAAACTGCTGCATTTCACCGTTTAAATAATCAATCATCTGATTATTGTAAAAAGCATCTGCACGGCGTTCTGTATTATGCTTTTTTTGTAAATCACGTTCACCCTGTGACATATTATCACTCCTTAACAGTTTTATTTTACCATTATTAAGATTTAAAAAATGGGGTATAGTTTACAAAGAGGTGAAGGAAATGAAACAAATTATTACAGTGCATTTTATCGGCGGATCCACGATGGAAGTCAACAAGACAGAAGCAGTAGATGAACTGATCCGGCTGATTAACGGCAAGTTTGAAGCCAACCATTTTGTGAAACTTCCGAATCGAAGCGGCGGCGAGGCCTATATTAATTTAAGTCTGATAACATCAATCGAAGTGCGTTCCATATAAAAAATACCAGCCGCGTTAATGCGGCTGGTATTTTTGTTCTTCAATTATATAGATTACATATTAAAGTTCGTGTTCATCATAATAGTTTGTCATTGCTTCAAGTCCAGCAGCAGGATCGATATTTTCTGTACCCTTCGACTGGAGGAATACTCCAAACGCTGTAATGAAGTTTAAGAGATTCTGTTTTTCTGCAACGTAGCCCATCGTACCGATACGCCAGATTTGTCCGGCGACTGATCCGAATGTGCCTGCAATTTCAATTCCAAAGCGTGACAGAAGTTCTGTACGGAATTCTGCATCGTTAATACCTTCAGGTATTTTAACGCATACTACCATCTGCATTTCGTGATTTTCGTCTCCAAAAATCTCAAGTCCTAATGCTGTAACTGCTTTTTTCATCGCCTCATGGTGATAGCTGTGACGGCGTGCACGTGCTTCGACGCCTTCATCGATTGCAAGTTTCAGTCCTTCATACAGACCATAAATATTCACCGTTGCCTCAGTGTGGTGATTCAGACGGCGTTCACCCCAGTAATCCTGAAGCTGTGTCAGGTCGAGATAGTTGCTCGTAATGAAATGAGATGTCGCTTTGTCATCTGATGTACGTATTCCTTTTTCAACGCGTTTACGTT from Jeotgalicoccus saudimassiliensis includes the following:
- a CDS encoding bL32 family ribosomal protein, whose translation is MVVCQNCGESVLEDTRVCPACGEFIREDENYTDTNGLIQERAPEEEFLNGPGKDNKIEDMPEENYPEDELNKQQKKERSDFGRSDDK
- a CDS encoding YdcF family protein, which encodes MNIKIAIPLLVILALTFIAILIESFIPGESDTPEDSDVIVTLGGGDQGRVKEAADLYQSGYADKVLITPAGDRYNAEELTSIVRHYGVEEEDVIVDTESTSTYSNAERTLEIMDDNNFESAMIVTSDYHLKRAKLAFERLNDNDKTFNYISASNLEGKKGLDREDAFSHWIREFIKIWGYRFGLYNLFG
- a CDS encoding pyridoxamine 5'-phosphate oxidase family protein; this translates as MSQGERDLQKKHNTERRADAFYNNQMIDYLNGEMQQFIKEQTMLFIATSDKNGNCDSSFKAGEQSFIHVIDETRVMYPEYRGNGVMASLGNIIENPHIGLLMIDFFNEQIGLHINGAAEIIENEHIHEIAPGVTDERAERWVVVTVHEAYIHCSKHIPHLVDTKNLRDWGTDDTAKKGGDYFKVKQSNKEQK
- a CDS encoding zinc ribbon domain-containing protein, with translation MDACQNCGVKIAEETDICPNCGAYTYGGEQAEDVEDRIENVAVEEEILDGPVSFNEPIENLPDETYLDDEVDDLELEAERRKFGKSTE
- a CDS encoding tyrosine-protein phosphatase: MIDIHNHLLINVDDGPKSSEETLNLLNQAVEQGITDIIVTPHHHSGSYLTPADVVKQKLHEVESIIKDNNIPVNVHPGQEIRINDVLIDELRSGESLTLAGSNYILVEFSFTELHEDVDEVFTALRELGLTPIIAHPERCRPLVQNEQILARLIKDGALAQVTAASVCGEFGSDLQANSLDLIEKGLIHIVASDAHHAEYRPFMSKEAFEIIENELGGSYVEKMKQTAKNVLDNKQ
- a CDS encoding YdcF family protein yields the protein MSYENKTLIVYLDGDYRRFKAVADLYQKFDYGKAHILITSFNDDNELRGTKDLLNPSYDYIDECHILTEYFSTTTYNNAVEIQQILKRLNYGQVIGVTS